From the genome of Hyperolius riggenbachi isolate aHypRig1 chromosome 9, aHypRig1.pri, whole genome shotgun sequence, one region includes:
- the LOC137531569 gene encoding farnesyl pyrophosphate synthase-like, translating into MDRSVGVEPALQEQGDRMSGTQVSAEHQEFYSFFETIVQDLTAEYWGHPEMGDVMKRLKEVLEHSVYQQQFKRGMTVLASFRELAGPELQKDDNIQRVLAVSWCIELLQASILMADDIMDQSETRFGQLCWYKKDGVGLGAVNDVSLLEACAYQILKKYCRGQSYYLNLLELFLEYSYKAELGQSLDFITAQFGKVNLEEFTETRYKAIVKNKTGFYLYYMPIAAAMYMAGIEDEKAHRKAERILVEMAVFIQIQNDYQDCFGDPSVTGKIGTDIQENKCSWLVVEALKRATPEQRRLLEENYGQNEVEKVQMVKQLYEEQDLPSVFRQYEEENYQRVKLMISQHDDGLPTEVFLGVARVVNNWRQK; encoded by the exons GGTGACAGAATGAGCGGCACACAGGTCTCCGCAGAGCATCAGGAGTTCTACAGCTTCTTTGAGACGATAGTTCAGGATCTGACAGCAGAGTATTGGGGTCACCCTGAGATGGGGGATGTCATGAAACGGCTAAAAGAG GTTTTGGAGCATAGCGTCTACCAACAGCAGTTCAAACGGGGAATGACTGTTCTGGCATCATTCCGGGAGCTGGCAGGACCAGAGTTACAGAAGGATGACAATATCCAAAGGGTTCTAGCAGTGAGCTGGTGTATAGAGCTG cttcaggcCTCCATCTTAATGGCTGATGACATCATGGACCAATCTGAGACCCGATTCGGCCAGCTTTGCTGGTACAAAAAG GATGGCGTTGGACTGGGTGCTGTCAATGACGTCTCTCTGCTTGAAGCCTGTGCATACCAGATTCTGAAGAAGTACTGCCGGGGGCAGTCATACTACCTGAACCTGTTGGAGCTCTTCCTAGAG TACTCATACAAGGCAGAGTTGGGTCAGTCTCTGGACTTCATCACTGCTCAGTTCGGTAAGGTGAATTTGGAGGAATTCACAGAGACAAG GTATAAGGCTATTGTAAAAAACAAGACTGGCTTCTATTTATATTATATGCCTATTGCTGCAGCCATGTATATG GCTGGGATAGAGGATGAGAAAGCACATCGGAAAGCTGAGAGAATCCTTGTGGAAATGGCCGTGTTCATCCAGATTCAG AATGATTACCAGGATTGTTTTGGAGACCCCAGTGTGACGGGCAAGATCGGGACTGATATTCAGGAGAACAAGTGTTCCTGGCTGGTGGTAGAAGCACTAAAGAGGGCCACGCCTGAGCAGAGGAGGCTTCTGGAG GAGAACTATGGGCAGAATGAGGTGGAGAAGGTGCAGATGGTGAAGCAGTTGTACGAGGAGCAGGATCTTCCATCCGTCTTCAGACAATATGAAGAAGAGAATTACCAGAGGGTGAAGTTGATGATCTCCCAGCATGACGATGGGCTGCCCACAGAGGTTTTCCTAGGTGTGGCTCGTGTTGTTAACAATTGGAGGCAGAAATAA